From the Anguilla anguilla isolate fAngAng1 chromosome 8, fAngAng1.pri, whole genome shotgun sequence genome, one window contains:
- the LOC118234317 gene encoding protein tyrosine phosphatase type IVA 3-like, whose translation MARMNRPAPVEVCYKNMRFLITHNPTNSTLNSFIEDLKKYGATTVVRVCETTYDKTPLEKDGITVVDWPFDDGAPPPSKIVEDWLSLLRSKFCEDPGCCVAVHCVAGLGRAPVLVALALIESGMKYEDAIQFIRQKRRGAINSKQLTYLEKYRPKQRLRYKDPHLLKSKCCIM comes from the exons ATGGCGCGGATGaaccgccccgcccccgtggAGGTGTGCTACAAGAACATGCGCTTCCTCATCACGCACAACCCCACCAACTCCACCCTCAACTCCTTCATCGAG GACCTGAAGAAGTACGGCGCCACCACCGTGGTCAGGGTGTGCGAGACGACGTACGACAAGACCCCGCTGGAGAAGGACGGGATCACCGTGGTG GACTGGCCGTTTGACGACGGTGCGCCCCCTCCTTCCAAAATCGTGGAGGACTGGCTCAGCCTGCTGAGGAGCAAGTTCTGCGAGGACCCCGGCTGCTGTGTGGCAGTGCACTGTGTGGCGGGCCTGGGACG GGCTCCTGTGCTGGTGGCCTTAGCGCTGATCGAAAGCGGAATGAAGTATGAGGACGCCATTCAGTTCATCAGGCA GAAGCGCAGGGGGGCTATCAACAGCAAACAGCTGACATACCTGGAGAAGTACCGACCCAAACAGAGACTGCGCTACAAAGACCCCCATCTCCTCAAGAGCAAGTGCTGCATCATGTGA